The following proteins are co-located in the Acropora palmata chromosome 11, jaAcrPala1.3, whole genome shotgun sequence genome:
- the LOC141896726 gene encoding putative skeletal organic matrix protein 1 encodes MEIGRITSLTEYFLVRLLTHSRKTKFPIEVHGDRHTNTELIRLVYGILGQLFPTLKRDLCECVDGQKANILEPEESPLLPRSVKMHREANTTDKDKVTIKNHFDHTDLDDKLSDIDLDLKYSDTALINKSNGMVSDGHVHFYKRLNFGEPVDNGGFKVSNMQVTVDSHASLIESNFLEYEESKTVDLHSFVKLVILNPNFIFSVVNNTEKPTEVEPNAVSNSSSAPFNTSSPSQYLNFTGNFSGTPLKRSRRAANVVPWNEPGRLSLNTERSFTLFEKKVIGIDIKGVGEIWLTNGAPAEIGVGFHLFIGRRRVNVFTKQYEGNQLKDGKDQRISIDIL; translated from the exons ATGGAGATCGGAAGGATCACGTCATTAACTGAGTACTTTCTGGTTCGACTTCTTACTCATTCAAG AAAAACGAAATTTCCAATTGAGGTTCATGGTGATCGCCACACGAATACAGAACTGATTCGCCTGGTGTATGGCATTCTCGGCCAACTTTTTCCCACATTGAAACGGGACCTGTGCGAATGTGTGGATGgacaaaaagcaaacattcTCGAACCTGAAGAATCTCCTTTGCTCCCTCGCTCTGTGAAAATGCACCGAGAAGCAAATACAACCGACAAGGACAAAGTTACGataaaaaatcattttgatcATACCGATCTCGATGATAAGTTATCAGATATCGATCTTGATTTGAAATATTCTGACACTGCCCTTATTAACAAAAGCAACGGAATGGTGTCCGACGGCCACGTGCACTTTTATAAACGGTTGAACTTCGGGGAACCGGTAGACAATGGCGGCTTTAAAGTTTCAAACATGCAAGTTACCGTGGATAGCCACGCTTCACTTATTGAAAGTAACTTTTTGGAATATGAAGAATCCAAAACGGTTGATTTACATTCTTTTGTAAAGCTAGTTATTTTAAATcctaatttcattttttccgtgGTCAACAATACTGAAAAGCCGACTGAAGTAGAGCCAAATGCTGTTTCAAATTCAAGTAGCGCTCCATTTAATACTTCCTCACCTAGCCAATATCTCAATTTCACCGGTAATTTCTCCGGCACTCCTTTGAAACGGTCTCGTAGGGCTGCGAACGTCGTCCCATGGAATGAGCCAGGTCGTCTGAGTTTAAATACTGAGCGCTCGTTTACtctgtttgaaaagaaagtgATCGGAATTGATATAAAGGGAGTAGGAGAGATTTGGCTGACGAATGGCGCACCAGCGGAAATAGGGGTCGgttttcatcttttcattgGCAGAAGACGCGTTAATGTATTCACGAAACAGTACGAGGGAAATCAGCTGAAGGATGGAAAAGATCAACGCATAAGCATAGATATTCTCTAG